A portion of the Streptomyces sp. NBC_01335 genome contains these proteins:
- a CDS encoding ArnT family glycosyltransferase has product MTTTETPGDAAGWYDPESTLQIRVPVVRGPQPAPGYTFDEITRADWVLGRVPDRGWSPEPGRRRTWVSRALLACLLLVQALLSLRLHNSAFEDEALYVYAGHAMIGHLFHGMPEYGGFASYFSGSPALYPVLAAWVDSAAGLTGVRLMSLAFMLGSTGLLHSFTRRLFNERTALLAAGVFAVTQSTLFLGNFATYDAMALFLLALTAWILVRVAPGHWALPLAAAPVAALTVGVKYASALYLPTVALLLVLVAHERLGGREALRRCAVFTAGVCLLLGAGLLTTDYLEAIRSTTTERAHGTASLGQLLWDCARWGGLLFALAGLGTVLYTRRAGLGEVPGRVWAAPPRRWRLALGILLTGTALLAPAYQIHLQTSISLHKHIGYGLLFAAPMAGVGLNRLMGAHFRFPQVVIAVGVLALTFGMSQSAQNYGVWPDTSRLVPELAKNVRPGQKWLGQPHEGPVYYLTGRGLTDYTLWTSIYYIDYTGRGGRHLGGPEGYRAAIDDGWFDGVVLDWSDQPGEIQALIRDEMRSSGRYRLATALIYRTSVGAGHFEIWLPLRAAPASPA; this is encoded by the coding sequence GTGACGACCACCGAGACTCCCGGGGACGCCGCCGGGTGGTACGACCCCGAGTCGACCCTGCAGATACGAGTGCCGGTCGTGCGCGGCCCGCAGCCGGCCCCCGGGTACACCTTCGACGAGATCACCCGGGCGGACTGGGTGCTGGGCCGGGTGCCCGACCGAGGGTGGTCCCCGGAGCCCGGGCGCCGTCGGACCTGGGTGAGCCGCGCCCTGCTGGCGTGTCTGCTGCTGGTGCAGGCCCTGTTGTCGCTGCGCCTGCACAACAGCGCCTTCGAGGACGAGGCGCTCTACGTCTACGCCGGGCACGCCATGATCGGTCACCTCTTCCACGGCATGCCCGAATACGGCGGTTTCGCGAGCTACTTCTCCGGATCGCCCGCCCTGTACCCGGTGCTGGCCGCCTGGGTGGACTCGGCGGCGGGACTGACCGGGGTACGGCTGATGAGCCTGGCGTTCATGCTGGGCTCCACGGGCCTGCTCCACTCGTTCACCCGCAGGCTCTTCAACGAACGCACCGCGCTGCTCGCGGCGGGCGTCTTCGCGGTCACCCAGTCGACGCTGTTCCTGGGCAACTTCGCGACGTACGACGCGATGGCCCTCTTCCTGCTCGCGCTGACGGCGTGGATCCTCGTCCGGGTCGCCCCGGGCCACTGGGCGCTGCCGCTCGCCGCGGCCCCGGTGGCGGCCCTCACGGTGGGGGTGAAGTACGCGTCCGCGCTGTATCTGCCCACCGTCGCCCTGTTGTTGGTGCTCGTCGCCCACGAGAGGCTCGGAGGGCGCGAGGCGCTGCGGCGCTGCGCGGTGTTCACCGCCGGCGTGTGTCTCCTGCTCGGTGCCGGCCTGCTGACCACGGACTACCTGGAGGCGATCCGCAGCACCACGACCGAGCGCGCCCACGGCACCGCCTCGCTCGGGCAGTTGCTGTGGGACTGCGCCCGGTGGGGCGGGCTGCTCTTCGCCCTGGCCGGCCTCGGCACAGTGCTGTACACGCGCCGGGCGGGACTCGGCGAGGTGCCCGGCCGGGTGTGGGCCGCGCCGCCGCGCCGGTGGCGGCTGGCCCTGGGGATCCTCCTGACCGGTACCGCGCTGCTCGCGCCCGCCTACCAGATCCACCTCCAGACCAGCATCTCGCTGCACAAGCACATCGGTTACGGTCTGCTGTTCGCCGCCCCCATGGCGGGGGTCGGCCTGAACCGCCTGATGGGGGCGCACTTCCGTTTCCCGCAGGTGGTCATCGCCGTCGGGGTGCTGGCGCTGACCTTCGGCATGTCGCAGTCCGCCCAGAACTACGGCGTCTGGCCCGACACCAGCCGTCTCGTCCCGGAGCTCGCGAAGAACGTGCGACCCGGCCAGAAGTGGCTGGGCCAGCCGCACGAAGGGCCGGTCTACTACCTCACCGGCCGGGGGCTGACGGACTACACCCTGTGGACGTCGATCTACTACATCGACTACACCGGGCGGGGCGGCCGGCACCTCGGCGGGCCGGAAGGCTACCGGGCCGCGATCGACGACGGCTGGTTCGACGGTGTCGTACTGGACTGGTCCGATCAGCCGGGTGAGATCCAGGCGTTGATCCGCGACGAGATGCGGTCCAGCGGCCGGTACCGGCTGGCCACCGCCCTGATCTACCGCACCTCGGTCGGCGCGGGCCACTTCGAGATCTGGCTCCCCCTGCGCGCCGCGCCCGCGTCGCCCGCGTGA
- a CDS encoding YbaB/EbfC family nucleoid-associated protein, translated as MSTPFDEQIEQLQETYRTQLAQIDDMQRRMREVSGTATAKAQAMKATVGPQGELTAVEFPTSAYRRLTPKELADLVLSTVQEARAKATTELAQVMAPHLPEGLDAEHLLRGTADVKQLMPPEPAMSEAVRQYVEQGRIAQDTADGPKIAHS; from the coding sequence GTGTCCACGCCGTTCGACGAACAGATCGAGCAACTGCAGGAGACCTACCGGACGCAGTTGGCGCAGATCGACGACATGCAGCGCCGGATGCGCGAGGTGTCCGGCACGGCGACCGCCAAGGCGCAGGCGATGAAGGCGACCGTCGGCCCGCAGGGCGAGCTGACGGCCGTCGAGTTCCCCACCAGCGCCTACCGGCGGCTCACGCCGAAGGAACTGGCGGACCTGGTGCTCTCCACCGTCCAGGAGGCGCGGGCGAAGGCCACCACCGAACTGGCGCAGGTCATGGCACCGCATCTGCCCGAGGGGCTGGACGCCGAGCATCTGCTGCGGGGCACCGCCGACGTGAAACAGCTGATGCCGCCGGAGCCCGCCATGTCCGAAGCGGTACGGCAGTACGTCGAGCAGGGCCGCATCGCCCAGGACACCGCGGACGGGCCGAAGATCGCGCACAGCTGA
- a CDS encoding cysteine/serine endopeptidase inhibitor, with the protein MSLRNRIIAGGAVALLAVTLGGVSLALADDPAGNQEMTGQMTYYNAGGYGACGDVVDAATEDLVAVSHEWWTTDDPNEDPICDGVSVEVSYGGKSITVPVRDQCPSCAADHLDLSQTAFEQLAPLEKGLVQGITWKFVTDDGREITRPSSATSSSPGLAPGNPPLATGSAFPSRFAAPYVETWGSPSVLEEARAAGLRYATLGFVLDGGECEAMFNGDMPVTDEGWLSAIEGLRGSGGEVIASFGGASGTELASGCDSVDALETQYRSVVDALGVSRLDFDLEGAALADTAVNGRRDEALAALQRDVEGAGGRLDVQFTLPSGVAGLEADGVEMLRDAERAGVRVSLVNVMTMDYGSAVADMGQAAIDAATALHGQLGQIWPSKSDAELWAMEGNTPMVGVNDTEGEVFTTDDASRLADFAVEKGIQELAFWSLGRDKACPAAGTLSEDCSGTEQSEHQFLKTFNAVNTTDRETVPATLPEGMVDPLPAVSSTAGPSPSSSKEPLARRVPAEPASTVPPSGRTGAVASGGSGKTISNAFTTGYTWFDNTPRGSAQISAPVIHDQAGGTGTWEDPITLAVGHTDEGGKDTLDYPAGTRFYMPKVRRYFIVEDACGDGGSPQNGPCHSLDTAPEGATTWLDMYLGGGNGDSDSAAHDCADRLTGLTTVIQDPADDLPVTEGALFSNDKCTTTYDD; encoded by the coding sequence GTGTCCCTCCGGAATCGGATCATCGCGGGCGGCGCGGTCGCGCTGCTGGCCGTCACCTTGGGCGGTGTGTCCCTGGCCCTGGCCGACGACCCGGCCGGCAACCAGGAGATGACCGGCCAGATGACGTACTACAACGCCGGCGGCTACGGAGCCTGCGGAGACGTCGTCGACGCCGCGACCGAGGACCTCGTGGCGGTGTCCCACGAGTGGTGGACGACCGACGACCCCAACGAGGACCCGATCTGCGACGGCGTCTCCGTCGAGGTGTCCTACGGGGGCAAGTCCATCACCGTGCCCGTCAGGGATCAGTGCCCCTCCTGCGCCGCCGACCATCTCGACCTCAGCCAGACGGCGTTCGAGCAGCTCGCACCGCTCGAAAAGGGCCTCGTCCAGGGCATCACCTGGAAGTTCGTCACCGACGACGGCAGGGAGATCACTCGCCCGTCCTCTGCGACCTCGTCCTCCCCCGGCCTCGCCCCGGGGAACCCCCCGCTCGCGACGGGTTCGGCCTTCCCGTCGCGGTTCGCGGCGCCGTACGTGGAGACGTGGGGGTCGCCGTCGGTGTTGGAGGAGGCGCGTGCCGCGGGGCTGCGGTACGCGACGTTGGGGTTCGTGCTGGACGGTGGGGAGTGTGAGGCGATGTTCAACGGGGACATGCCGGTGACGGACGAGGGCTGGTTGTCGGCGATCGAGGGGTTGCGTGGTTCGGGGGGTGAGGTGATCGCGTCGTTCGGTGGTGCGTCGGGGACGGAACTCGCCTCGGGGTGTGACTCGGTGGACGCGTTGGAGACTCAGTACCGGTCGGTCGTGGACGCGTTGGGGGTGTCGCGGCTGGACTTCGACCTTGAGGGTGCGGCGTTGGCGGACACGGCGGTGAACGGGCGTCGTGACGAGGCGTTGGCGGCGTTGCAGAGGGATGTCGAGGGCGCGGGCGGGCGGTTGGACGTGCAGTTCACGTTGCCGTCGGGTGTGGCCGGGCTGGAGGCGGACGGGGTGGAGATGCTCCGGGACGCGGAGCGTGCGGGGGTGCGGGTGTCGTTGGTGAACGTCATGACGATGGACTACGGGTCCGCGGTGGCGGACATGGGACAGGCCGCGATCGACGCGGCGACGGCGTTGCATGGGCAGTTGGGGCAGATCTGGCCGTCGAAGTCGGACGCGGAGCTGTGGGCGATGGAGGGAAACACGCCGATGGTCGGGGTGAACGACACCGAGGGCGAGGTGTTCACCACCGATGACGCGTCCCGGCTGGCGGACTTCGCGGTGGAGAAGGGCATCCAGGAGCTGGCGTTCTGGTCGCTGGGCCGGGACAAGGCCTGCCCGGCCGCGGGGACCCTCTCCGAAGACTGCAGCGGCACCGAACAGAGCGAGCACCAGTTCCTGAAGACCTTCAACGCCGTGAACACCACCGACCGGGAGACGGTTCCCGCGACGCTGCCGGAGGGCATGGTCGACCCGCTCCCGGCGGTCTCGTCGACGGCGGGCCCGTCGCCGTCGTCGTCGAAGGAGCCGCTGGCCCGTCGGGTTCCCGCCGAGCCGGCGTCCACCGTCCCGCCCTCGGGCCGTACGGGTGCGGTGGCTTCGGGTGGTTCGGGGAAGACGATCAGCAACGCGTTCACGACGGGGTACACGTGGTTCGACAACACGCCCCGGGGCAGTGCGCAGATCTCCGCACCGGTGATCCACGACCAGGCCGGCGGTACGGGCACGTGGGAAGACCCGATCACCCTCGCGGTCGGGCACACCGACGAGGGCGGCAAAGACACCCTGGACTACCCGGCGGGCACACGTTTCTACATGCCCAAGGTACGCCGCTACTTCATCGTCGAGGACGCCTGCGGTGACGGCGGCAGTCCGCAGAACGGTCCCTGCCACAGCCTGGACACCGCTCCCGAAGGAGCCACGACCTGGCTCGACATGTACCTCGGCGGCGGCAACGGCGACAGCGACTCCGCCGCACACGACTGCGCGGACCGGCTGACCGGACTGACCACCGTCATCCAGGACCCCGCCGACGACCTCCCCGTCACCGAAGGCGCACTCTTCAGCAACGACAAGTGCACCACCACCTACGACGACTGA
- a CDS encoding glycosyltransferase family 2 protein — MAAVRVVHATGAARPVRRARRPGRGRPVRPPASGGLLPTPPDEREKYAYVVRRTWLLTTTSFLGFACVLYSQVDSARHGPWIWFFAPVLLLSVLGVLISLRLELFSPSFDIGAHRALVRAWSPREYPSVDVFLPVCGEPLEVLHNTWTHLRRLVESYPGEVVPLVLDDSDSEEVASMADDFGFRYLVRPDRGWYKKAGNLRYGFAHSEAEFILILDADFVPRTDLLDELLPYMDADPDLGIVQSPQYFRVLDQQNWIERGAGAVQELFYRSVQVSRQSSDGSICVGSCAVYRRTALAEVGGTSLIEHSEDMHTGFDLRARGWDLRYVPLALATGLCPDTIGAYYNQQYRWCMASMSMLGSVQDFWRVRMRFASRLCYVSGFVYYVESALILFTGPLIVSVLLLFFPEQVKFTDMRLVLPGVLYLVVVYPLWHRTPYRLEAWAARVLYSWSHVFAIWDVLRRRPMGWQPTGSGGARRNNTRRLWIGVWAWTVPSTAVWIGAALWRMDTMVPEDFALPLASGLFYAAAVVRVLVLPRPEEDEGPGAIASAGPDTSSVPGRLAESVPA, encoded by the coding sequence ATGGCTGCCGTCCGAGTTGTCCACGCCACCGGTGCCGCACGGCCCGTCCGCCGGGCGCGCCGCCCCGGGCGCGGGAGGCCGGTGCGTCCACCGGCTTCCGGCGGGCTCCTGCCGACCCCGCCCGACGAGCGGGAGAAGTACGCGTACGTGGTGCGCCGGACCTGGCTGCTGACGACCACGTCGTTCCTGGGCTTCGCGTGCGTGCTCTACAGCCAGGTCGACTCCGCCCGGCACGGGCCGTGGATCTGGTTCTTCGCGCCGGTCCTGCTGCTGTCGGTGCTGGGGGTGCTCATCTCGCTGCGGCTGGAGCTGTTCAGCCCGAGTTTCGACATCGGCGCGCACCGTGCGCTGGTGCGGGCGTGGTCGCCGCGGGAGTATCCGTCGGTCGACGTGTTCCTGCCGGTGTGCGGGGAACCGCTGGAGGTGCTGCACAACACCTGGACCCACCTCCGGCGGCTGGTGGAGTCGTACCCCGGGGAGGTCGTTCCGCTCGTCCTCGACGACTCCGACAGCGAGGAGGTCGCGTCCATGGCGGACGACTTCGGTTTCCGCTACCTCGTGCGGCCCGATCGCGGCTGGTACAAGAAGGCGGGGAACCTGCGGTACGGATTCGCGCACTCGGAGGCCGAGTTCATCCTGATCCTGGACGCCGACTTCGTCCCGCGCACGGACCTGCTCGACGAGTTGCTGCCGTACATGGACGCCGACCCGGACCTCGGGATCGTGCAGTCCCCGCAGTACTTCCGGGTACTCGACCAGCAGAACTGGATCGAGCGGGGCGCCGGTGCGGTGCAGGAGTTGTTCTACCGTTCGGTGCAGGTGTCCCGGCAGAGCAGCGACGGCTCCATCTGTGTCGGTTCCTGCGCTGTCTACCGGCGTACCGCGCTCGCCGAGGTCGGCGGCACCAGCCTGATCGAGCACTCCGAGGACATGCACACCGGGTTCGACCTGCGGGCGCGGGGCTGGGACCTGCGGTACGTGCCGCTGGCGCTGGCGACCGGGCTGTGCCCGGACACCATCGGGGCGTACTACAACCAGCAGTACCGCTGGTGCATGGCGTCCATGAGCATGCTGGGCAGCGTCCAGGACTTCTGGAGGGTACGGATGCGGTTCGCCAGCCGCCTCTGCTACGTGTCCGGGTTCGTGTACTACGTCGAGTCCGCCCTGATCCTGTTCACCGGGCCGCTGATCGTCTCCGTGCTGCTGCTGTTCTTCCCCGAGCAGGTGAAGTTCACCGACATGCGCCTCGTGCTGCCGGGGGTGCTCTACCTCGTCGTCGTGTACCCGCTGTGGCACCGCACTCCGTACCGGCTGGAGGCGTGGGCGGCGCGGGTCCTCTACAGCTGGTCGCACGTCTTCGCGATCTGGGACGTGCTGCGCCGGCGGCCCATGGGCTGGCAGCCGACCGGTTCGGGAGGGGCCCGCCGCAACAACACCCGGCGTCTGTGGATCGGCGTCTGGGCGTGGACCGTGCCGTCGACCGCGGTGTGGATCGGGGCGGCGTTGTGGCGGATGGACACGATGGTGCCGGAGGACTTCGCCCTGCCGCTCGCCTCGGGGCTCTTCTACGCGGCGGCCGTGGTGCGGGTCCTGGTCCTGCCGCGTCCCGAGGAGGACGAAGGGCCCGGCGCGATCGCCTCCGCCGGGCCGGACACGTCGTCCGTGCCCGGCCGCCTCGCAGAGTCGGTCCCGGCGTGA
- a CDS encoding TetR/AcrR family transcriptional regulator: MTDPATGTPAPPPPSPWERERPARAQGAPARLPLSRDRVVDAAFTVLDRAGLDGLSMRQVAAELGVSASALYAYVSSKDDLLELMYARLFDGFAIPRPDPDRWQEQVRDYARSARQRLLAHRDMARLSMAHAPFTAELLPHVEAVLAVFRAAGLPDHVAARAGDIISTYIDGFVLEESMWRDRRAGHGSGDPAPALPDPGEMAGEMQTYFASLPAADFPHLRALSGLLVTDSSEERFDVGLEIILRGLASYLPDRMGSQDS, translated from the coding sequence ACCCGGCCACCGGTACTCCCGCGCCTCCTCCGCCCTCTCCCTGGGAGCGCGAGCGTCCCGCGCGCGCCCAAGGGGCTCCCGCACGCCTGCCGCTGTCGCGCGACCGGGTCGTCGACGCCGCTTTCACCGTGCTCGACCGCGCGGGACTCGACGGCCTGTCCATGCGCCAGGTCGCGGCCGAACTGGGAGTCTCGGCCTCGGCCCTCTACGCCTACGTCAGCTCCAAGGACGACCTCCTGGAGCTGATGTACGCCCGCCTCTTCGACGGTTTCGCGATCCCCCGGCCCGACCCCGACCGATGGCAGGAGCAGGTGCGCGACTACGCCCGCTCCGCGCGGCAACGCCTCCTGGCTCACCGGGACATGGCCAGGCTTTCCATGGCCCACGCCCCCTTCACCGCCGAACTGCTGCCGCACGTCGAAGCCGTGCTGGCCGTCTTCCGCGCCGCGGGCCTGCCCGACCACGTCGCGGCCAGGGCGGGCGACATCATCTCCACCTACATCGACGGCTTCGTCCTCGAAGAGAGCATGTGGCGGGACCGGCGCGCGGGCCACGGCAGTGGCGACCCTGCTCCGGCCCTGCCCGACCCGGGTGAGATGGCGGGGGAGATGCAGACCTACTTCGCCTCTCTGCCGGCGGCGGACTTCCCTCATCTGCGCGCTCTGTCCGGACTGTTGGTCACGGACTCCTCCGAGGAGAGGTTCGACGTCGGCCTGGAGATCATCCTGAGGGGCCTCGCGAGTTACCTGCCGGACCGGATGGGGAGTCAGGACTCCTGA
- a CDS encoding Smr/MutS family protein: protein MRSLDLHPIFRNNRDIDQAVRSFVFNAHSSGETVAEIITGKGSQRLMTHVLAYLGQRHMRRFYRQVKKDPANAGRIVIHFT, encoded by the coding sequence TTGCGATCACTCGACCTCCACCCCATTTTCCGCAACAACCGGGACATCGACCAGGCCGTACGCTCCTTCGTCTTCAACGCGCACAGCTCGGGTGAGACCGTGGCGGAGATCATCACCGGGAAGGGAAGCCAGCGACTCATGACACACGTCCTGGCCTACCTGGGCCAGCGACACATGCGGCGCTTCTACCGTCAGGTGAAGAAGGACCCGGCCAACGCCGGTCGCATCGTCATCCACTTCACGTAG
- a CDS encoding glycoside hydrolase family 26 protein, which yields MSPVGRRGLLRWAAGAAVAATAGCAPSRTAPIGAGGEGADERTAPYVPFDVTWLIRPRGDHKYLGVSFAGKPVTPGYLALWSGRTGKAPTLLAQSFTWDEEFPRDRVLTVWEQRVLPYLSWEPFGTTLREIAAGAKDGYVRHVAEALRDLNVPVALAFAPGMNDGGRPWGAGRASAEEFVGAWRHVHDLFQDMGVSNVVWVWSPTVAGKPSVRLKPYYPGDAYADWLGPVGRYTERGPHTYDSLFGPSVAEARAFTRIPVLVAGTAAPAGDRRPADVADLVRAVTTRGDVVGFVWLDANDAPGGTDWRIDSGPGALAAFRRGVADPRFGFDVRRP from the coding sequence GTGAGCCCGGTGGGCCGCAGGGGCCTGCTGCGCTGGGCGGCGGGCGCGGCGGTGGCGGCGACCGCGGGGTGTGCGCCGAGCCGTACGGCACCGATCGGGGCCGGCGGGGAGGGGGCCGACGAACGGACCGCGCCGTACGTGCCGTTCGACGTCACCTGGCTGATCCGGCCCCGGGGGGACCACAAGTACCTCGGGGTCTCCTTCGCCGGGAAGCCGGTGACGCCGGGCTACCTCGCCCTGTGGTCGGGGAGGACCGGCAAAGCGCCCACACTGCTCGCCCAGAGCTTCACCTGGGACGAGGAGTTCCCCCGGGACCGGGTCCTGACCGTCTGGGAGCAGCGGGTGCTGCCGTACCTCTCCTGGGAGCCCTTCGGGACGACGCTCAGGGAGATCGCCGCGGGCGCGAAGGACGGCTACGTCCGGCACGTCGCGGAGGCGCTCCGCGACCTCAATGTGCCGGTCGCCCTCGCGTTCGCCCCCGGGATGAACGACGGCGGTCGGCCGTGGGGGGCGGGCCGGGCGAGCGCCGAGGAGTTCGTCGGTGCGTGGCGGCACGTCCACGACCTCTTCCAGGACATGGGGGTGTCGAACGTCGTGTGGGTCTGGAGCCCCACGGTGGCCGGGAAGCCGTCGGTGCGGCTGAAGCCGTACTACCCGGGTGACGCCTACGCCGACTGGCTGGGCCCGGTGGGCCGTTACACCGAACGTGGCCCCCACACGTACGACTCCCTGTTCGGCCCCTCCGTGGCGGAGGCCCGGGCCTTCACGCGTATCCCCGTGCTCGTCGCCGGGACGGCCGCCCCGGCCGGTGACCGCAGGCCCGCGGACGTCGCGGACCTGGTGCGCGCCGTGACCACCCGCGGCGACGTCGTGGGTTTCGTCTGGCTCGACGCGAACGACGCTCCGGGCGGGACGGACTGGCGGATCGACAGCGGTCCCGGGGCGCTCGCCGCCTTCCGCCGCGGTGTCGCCGACCCGCGGTTCGGCTTCGACGTGAGGCGCCCGTGA
- a CDS encoding response regulator transcription factor, translating into MADHTDEARAVPGVVVQADDLLTRDGTAAFLGADSRVTLLEADRIADADILVVLTAVVSGKTLSTMSRASQATEGRIRIVLVADHISEQQLALAVNHGLVSFLVRPFTSFSRILSAAVEAHRGRAALPPILMNMLLDRMRTMQKDECPTGLLPVELSQRELDVLQLLAEGMDTVEIANKLSYSERLIKSVIQAVIKRLDLRNRTHAVAYAIRMGIL; encoded by the coding sequence ATGGCTGATCACACCGACGAAGCGCGCGCCGTCCCGGGGGTCGTCGTACAGGCCGACGATCTCCTCACCCGCGACGGGACGGCCGCTTTTCTGGGCGCGGACAGCCGGGTCACGCTGCTGGAGGCCGACCGGATCGCCGACGCCGACATCCTGGTCGTCCTCACGGCAGTGGTGAGCGGCAAGACCCTTTCCACGATGAGCCGGGCCAGCCAGGCCACGGAGGGACGGATCCGGATCGTGCTCGTCGCCGACCACATCTCGGAACAGCAGCTCGCCCTGGCGGTCAACCACGGCCTGGTGAGCTTCCTGGTGCGGCCCTTCACCAGTTTCAGCCGGATCCTCTCGGCGGCCGTCGAGGCGCATCGGGGACGCGCCGCCCTGCCTCCGATCCTCATGAACATGCTGCTGGACCGTATGCGCACCATGCAGAAGGACGAGTGCCCCACCGGTCTGCTGCCGGTCGAACTGTCGCAGCGCGAGCTCGATGTGCTCCAGCTCCTGGCGGAGGGGATGGACACCGTGGAGATAGCCAACAAGCTCAGTTACTCGGAGCGCCTGATCAAGAGCGTCATCCAGGCGGTGATCAAGCGGCTCGACCTGCGCAACCGCACCCACGCCGTCGCCTACGCCATCCGTATGGGCATTCTCTGA